Proteins encoded in a region of the Triticum dicoccoides isolate Atlit2015 ecotype Zavitan chromosome 3A, WEW_v2.0, whole genome shotgun sequence genome:
- the LOC119271953 gene encoding uncharacterized protein LOC119271953 yields MAEWRNMAAGAAGGSFTYINETTAIAGSIIVARLQYGLAAEDCRGFGPGVHPPPNAGQGASAGGPIIDLAIVRVKRVRRLHAVLGNVFSLCVARIGLQGNALGRWNSWQLQHADAARRAETALQRLLSARSHGHAAFSVFQVMLRPPSPPAVAHAWAPAAEQLLRRAIDDLAVAEAAVGQMRPAIVAQYADARMLLHGG; encoded by the coding sequence ATGGCGGAGTGGAGGAAcatggcggcgggggcggcgggtggCAGCTTCACCTACATCAACGAGACGACCGCGATTGCGGGGTCCATCATTGTCGCCCGCCTGCAGTACGGCCTGGCCGCCGAGGACTGCCGCGGATTCGGCCCGGGCGTGCACCCGCCGCCCAACGCCGGCCAGGGCGCTTCAGCAGGCGGCCCCATCATCGACCTCGCCATCGTCCGGGTCAAGCGCGTCCGCAGGCTCCACGCCGTCCTGGGCAACGTCTTCTCCCTCTGCGTCGCGCGCATCGGGCTCCAGGGCAACGCGCTGGGGCGGTGGAACAGCTGGCAACTCCAACacgccgacgccgcccgccgcgcgGAGACGGCGCTGCAGCGCCTGCTCTCCGCGAGGTCGCACGGCCATGCGGCCTTCAGCGTCTTCCAGGTCATGCtcaggccgccgtcgccgccagcaGTCGCCCACGCGTGGGCGCCCGCGGCCGAGCAGCTCCTGCGCCGCGCGATCGACGACCTGGCCGTGGCGGAGGCCGCGGTGGGGCAGATGCGCCCGGCCATTGTCGCCCAGTACGCCGACGCCCGGATGCTTCTTCATGGCGGATAG
- the LOC119271232 gene encoding uncharacterized protein LOC119271232, with product MAQPPPWKAMYLPVTSDAIRSAAAFKRSVAAARRDLASPLVLDTRDAEGRYTLLESALTHIDHASGSLSAFIINTVVAERLTLHGCGAVPSEPVARIGDLRDGHGRHDEWLALVRLQAAREHAEDALRRVEGAYTLLGSVRFMLHSQNPDAPGRRQAMEGQLHALDLQPVVVGVASMSALASLATEPPIRYRIQ from the coding sequence atggcgCAGCCGCCGCCATGGAAGGCGATGTACCTGCCTGTGACGAGCGACGCGATCCGATCCGCCGCCGCCTTCAAGCGAAGCGTCGCCGCCGCGCGTCGCGATCTGGCGTCCCCGCTGGTGCTGGACACCCGCGACGCCGAGGGGCGGTACACCTTGCTGGAGTCCGCGCTGACCCACATCGACCACGCATCCGGCTCCCTCTCCGCTTTCATCATCAACACGGTGGTGGCCGAGCGCCTGACGCTCCACGGCTGCGGCGCCGTCCCATCGGAGCCGGTGGCCCGCATCGGCGACCTCCGCGACGGCCACGGgcgccacgacgagtggcttgctctcGTCAGGCTCCAGGCCGCCAGGGAGCACGCCGAGGACGCGCTCCGCCGAGTGGAGGGGGCCTACACCCTCCTGGGCTCCGTCCGGTTCATGCTTCACAGCCAGAACCCCGACGCTCCAGGGCGCCGGCAAGCCATGGAAGGGCAGCTCCACGCCCTCGATCTCCAGCCCGTCGTGGTCGGCGTGGCGAGCATGTCCGCGCTGGCCTCCTTGGCCACCGAGCCCCCCATCCGCTACCGCATCCAGTGA